A window of the Citrus sinensis cultivar Valencia sweet orange chromosome 9, DVS_A1.0, whole genome shotgun sequence genome harbors these coding sequences:
- the LOC102625023 gene encoding pectinesterase 2-like — MAMKLSVFLLFISLISFFAPALSSVASNGVDYWCSKTPHPEPCKYFMQQNSKHFAVPKQKSEFRRMAMSLALDRALTAQNHNKWLGSKCRNHKEKVAWADCLKLYQDTINQLNHTLDSNTKCTDFDAQTWLSTALTNLETCRAGFVELGVPDYVLPLMSNNVTKLISNTLALRNASTVPETYKGGFPSWVKPGDRKLLQTSPVRPNLVVAQDGSGNYRTIKAALDAAAKRTGSGRFVIHVKRGVYKENLEIGNKMKNIMLVGDGLRYTIITGSRSVGGGFTTFNSATVAVTGDGFIARGITFRNTAGPQNHQAVALRAGSDLSVFYQCGFEGYQDTLYVHSQRQFYKECYIYGTVDFIFGNAAVVLQNCMIYARRPMDKQKNVVTAQGRTDPNQNTGISIHNSRVMAAPDLVPVLSKFKTFLGRPWKEYSRTVYMQTYLDSLVDPAGWLEWSGNFALNTLFYGEYKNIGPAASTSGRVKWRGYRVITSATEASKFTVGSFITGNSWLPATGVPFRSGL; from the exons ATGGCAATGAAGCTAAGCGTATTCCTATTATTCATATCCTTAATTTCATTCTTTGCCCCTGCTCTTTCAAGCGTGGCCTCCAATGGCGTCGACTATTGGTGCAGCAAAACTCCACACCCAGAACCATGCAAGTACTTCATGCAACAAAACTCCAAACACTTCGCCGTCCCTAAGCAAAAATCCGAGTTTCGTAGAATGGCAATGAGCCTTGCATTGGACCGGGCACTCACTGCTCAGAATCACAACAAGTGGCTTGGTTCCAAATGCAGGAACCACAAAGAAAAGGTTGCATGGGCTGATTGCTTGAAGCTCTATCAAGATACCATCAATCAACTCAACCATACCCTTGACTCCAACACAAAATGCACCGATTTTGATGCCCAAACTTGGCTTAGCACTGCTTTAACGAACCTTGAAACTTGTCGAGCAGGGTTCGTTGAGCTAGGCGTGCCGGATTACGTACTCCCCCTCATGTCTAACAATGTCACAAAGCTCATAAGCAACACATTGGCTCTGAGAAACGCTTCAACTGTTCCTGAAACTTACAAAGGCGGGTTCCCCAGCTGGGTCAAACCCGGTGACAGGAAGCTGTTACAAACATCTCCAGTGAGACCAAATCTTGTGGTGGCTCAAGATGGATCAGGGAATTACAGGACTATCAAGGCAGCGCTTGATGCTGCGGCGAAGAGAACGGGCAGTGGGAGATTCGTGATACATGTTAAGAGAGGAGTTTACAAGGAGAATCTTGAGATTggtaacaaaatgaaaaacattatGCTGGTTGGTGATGGATTGAGATACACTATCATTACCGGTAGCAGAAGTGTTGGCGGTGGCTTTACGACTTTCAACTCTGCAACTGTTG CTGTGACCGGAGATGGGTTCATTGCTCGTGGCATCACATTCCGCAACACAGCCGGCCCACAGAACCACCAAGCAGTCGCCCTCCGAGCAGGCTCTGATCTCTCGGTATTCTACCAGTGTGGCTTTGAAGGTTACCAAGATACTCTCTACGTCCATTCACAAAGACAATTCTACAAAGAATGCTACATCTATGGCACAGTTGACTTCATTTTTGGAAATGCCGCCGTTGTTCTGCAAAACTGTATGATTTACGCAAGAAGGCCGATGGATAAGCAGAAGAACGTGGTCACCGCCCAAGGCAGAACAGACCCTAATCAAAATACAGGGATTTCGATACATAATTCTCGAGTTATGGCAGCACCGGATCTTGTGCCAGTGCTAAGCAAATTCAAAACGTTCTTAGGACGACCATGGAAAGAATACTCACGTACAGTTTACATGCAAACGTACCTTGATTCATTGGTTGATCCTGCTGGTTGGCTTGAATGGAGTGGCAATTTTGCTCTCAACACACTGTTTTATGGGGAGTATAAGAACATTGGCCCGGCTGCATCAACTAGTGGAAGAGTGAAGTGGCGCGGCTACCGGGTTATAACCAGCGCTACCGAAGCCTCAAAGTTCACAGTTGGAAGCTTCATTACCGGAAACTCGTGGCTGCCAGCGACTGGTGTGCCGTTCAGGTCTGGCCTTTGA
- the LOC102625308 gene encoding pentatricopeptide repeat-containing protein At5g62370 → MVTRKPGSSHFLSKTRRRAITSCTLEVEREPLANVASASQSTFSDHKMFCFSLADQLINRGLIASAQQVIQRLIANSASLSDALSAADFAAVRGMRFDSGSYSALMKKLIKFGQSQSALLLYQNDFVALGIDPDPAILNSVIIGYCKLGNIEDALRHFDRLISKNIVPIKLACVSILRGLFAEEKFLEAFDYFIKICNAGVDLNCWSYNVLIDGLCYKGFLDEVLEVVNIMRKKKGLVPALHPYKSLFYALCKNRRTVEAESFAREMESQGFYVDKLMYTSLINGYCSNRNMKMAMRLFFRMLKTGCEPDSYTCNTLIHGFFKMGLFDKGWVLYSQMSDWGFQPNMVTDLIMISNYCREGEVDAALMLLNSKVSSNLAPSVHCYTVLIDALYKHNRLMEVDELYKKMLANRVAPDHLLSFILLKNCPEGTELQHALMLLCEFAKIGCGIDPLARSISATLNPTGDLCQEIELLLRKIVKSDPKLANVAFTIYISALCKGGKYEKAYVCLFQLVNFGYRPLVFTCNTLIKCFYQVGFLEGANAIVELMQDTGTVADVETYLIMVEGNCKWGNLDSALDILDQMEVRGPKPSVAIYDAIIGHLCKEKRILEAEDMFKRMLKAGIDPDEVFFTTMINGYLQNRKPIEACQLFEKMKENSVQPGSYPYTALISGLVKKGMVDLGCMYLDRMLADGFVPNVVLYTALINHFLRAGEFEFASRLENLMVTNQIEFDLIAYIALVSGVCRRITGRKKWLDVNRCSDSGKEMLFHKLQQGTLVTRTKSTAFSAVFSNGKKGTVQKIVLKVKDIEFMPNLYLYNDIFLLLCGVGRMDDAYDHFQMMKREGLRPNQVTFCILINGHIAAGEIDQAIGLFNQMNADGCVPDKTVYNTLLKGLCQAGRLSHVFSVFYSMHKRGFVPKKATYEHLLECFCANCLSIPAFNMFKEMIVHDHVPCLSNCNWLLNILFQEKHFHEAQIVLDVMHKRGRLPCKSTRGFWRKHFIGKEKFNF, encoded by the coding sequence atGGTAACAAGAAAGCCTGGTTCAAGCCACTTCTTGTctaaaacaagaagaagagcAATAACAAGTTGTACACTTGAAGTTGAGCGAGAGCCACTGGCAAACGTGGCCTCAGCGTCACAATCGACCTTCAGTGACCACAAAATGTTTTGCTTCTCCTTAGCTGACCAACTTATTAATCGTGGCCTAATTGCATCTGCCCAGCAAGTAATTCAGCGCCTTATAGCTAATTCTGCCTCactttctgatgcactttcaGCAGCTGATTTTGCAGCTGTTCGTGGCATGAGGTTTGATTCGGGTAGCTATAGTGCGCTTATGAAGAAACTGATTAAGTTTGGTCAATCCCAGTCAGCTCTTTTGCTTTATCAGAATGATTTTGTTGCTTTAGGTATTGATCCTGACCCTGCTATTTTGAATTCTGTCATTATTGGTTACTGTAAGCTAGGGAATATAGAGGATGCATTACGACATTTTGATAGgcttatttcaaaaaatattgttcCTATTAAACTTGCATGTGTTTCTATCCTCCGAGGGTTATTTGCAGAAGAAAAGTTTCTGGAggcttttgattattttattaaaatttgcaatGCTGGCGTGGATTTGAATTGTTGGTCTTATAATGTTTTGATTGATGGGTTGTGCTATAAAGGGTTTTTAGATGAAGTTTTGGAAGTTGTTAATATAATGCGTAAGAAAAAAGGGTTAGTGCCTGCACTTCATCCGTACAAGTCTTTGTTTTATGCTCTTTGTAAGAATAGACGGACTGTGGAGGCTGAGTCGTTCGCCAGAGAAATGGAGTCGCAGGGTTTCTATGTGGATAAGCTGATGTATACTTCTTTGATTAATGGGTATTGCAGCAATAGGAATATGAAAATGGCAATGCGACTTTTTTTCAGAATGCTCAAGACAGGTTGTGAGCCTGATAGTTATACTTGTAACACATTGATTCATGGGTTTTTCAAGATGGGTTTGTTTGATAAAGGGTGGGTTCTGTACAGCCAAATGAGTGACTGGGGATTTCAGCCAAACATGGTGACCGATCTCATTATGATCAGTAATTATTGCAGGGAAGGGGAAGTAGATGCTGCTTTGATGCTTTTGAATAGCAAGGTAAGTAGCAATTTAGCTCCTAGTGTGCACTGTTACACAGTTTTGATTGATGCTCTTTACAAGCACAATAGGCTAATGGAGGTAGATGAATTGTACAAAAAGATGCTGGCCAACAGGGTTGCTCCTGACCATCTACTAtcttttatccttttaaagaacTGCCCGGAGGGGACGGAGCTTCAGCATGCTCTGATGTTGTTGTGTGAATTTGCCAAGATTGGATGTGGTATTGATCCCCTGGCTCGCTCAATTTCTGCTACTCTGAATCCCACTGGGGATTTGTGTCAAGAGATTGAGCTTCTGCTTAGGAAAATTGTGAAAAGTGACCCAAAGCTAGCTAACGTGGCATTTACTATTTATATCAGCGCCTTGTGCAAGGGaggaaaatatgaaaaagctTATGTTTGCTTGTTTCAATTGGTTAATTTTGGATACAGACCTTTGGTTTTTACTTGTAACACTTTGATAAAGTGCTTCTATCAAGTGGGTTTTCTTGAGGGGGCTAATGCCATAGTTGAACTTATGCAAGATACTGGTACGGTTGCGGATGTTGAGACTTATCTGATAATGGTAGAGGGAAACTGTAAATGGGGTAATCTAGATTCAGCCTTGGacattttggatcaaatggAGGTGAGAGGACCAAAACCTAGTGTTGCGATTTATGATGCAATTATTGGTCATCTGTGCAAGGAGAAAAGAATACTTGAAGCAGAGGATATGTTCAAGAGGATGTTGAAGGCAGGAATAGATCCTGATGAGGTCTTCTTTACAACAATGATCAATGGCTATCTCCAGAATAGAAAACCTATTGAAGCTTGTCAGctgtttgagaaaatgaaagagaattCTGTTCAGCCGGGATCCTATCCTTATACTGCTCTGATCAGTGGGTTAGTGAAGAAAGGAATGGTGGATTTGGGATGCATGTACCTTGATAGGATGTTAGCAGATGGTTTTGTGCCAAATGTTGTGCTGTATACTGCTCTTATCAATCATTTCCTAAGGGCGGGCGAGTTTGAATTTGCCTCTAGACTAGAGAACTTGATGGTCACAAACCAGatagaatttgatttgattgctTATATTGCTTTGGTCAGTGGTGTTTGTAGACGAATAACTGGTAGGAAGAAATGGCTTGACGTAAATAGATGTTCTGACAGTGGAAAAGAAATGTTGTTCCACAAGCTTCAGCAAGGAACTCTTGTGACACGTACAAAGAGTACAGCATTTTCTGCTGTTTTTTCTAATGGGAAAAAAGGGACTGTACAGAAGATCGTGCTGAAAGTTAAAGATATTGAGTTTATGCCAAACTTGTACCTCtataatgatatatttttgttacttTGTGGGGTAGGGAGGATGGATGATGCTTATGATCATTTCCAAATGATGAAAAGAGAAGGATTACGTCCCAATCAAGTGACATTTTGTATTCTCATTAATGGGCATATTGCAGCTGGTGAAATTGATCAAGCCATCGGGTTGTTCAATCAAATGAATGCAGATGGTTGTGTTCCAGATAAAACTGTTTACAACACTCTACTAAAAGGTCTTTGTCAGGCTGGTAGATTGTCTCATGTGTTTTCAGTCTTCTATTCAATGCATAAGAGGGGATTTGTCCCTAAGAAGGCTACTTATGAACATTTACTGGAATGTTTTTGTGCTAATTGTTTGAGCATTCCTGCTTTCAACATGTTTAAAGAGATGATTGTGCATGATCATGTACCTTGTCTGAGTAATTGTAACTGGTTGCTCAACATCTTATTCCaagaaaaacattttcatGAGGCTCAGATAGTGCTTGATGTGATGCATAAAAGAGGGAGGCTCCCTTGCAAATCCACCAGAGGATTTTGGAGGAAACATTTTATAGGCAAagagaaattcaatttttag